A window of the Fundulus heteroclitus isolate FHET01 unplaced genomic scaffold, MU-UCD_Fhet_4.1 scaffold_277, whole genome shotgun sequence genome harbors these coding sequences:
- the rpl13 gene encoding 60S ribosomal protein L13 — MAPSRNGMILNPHFHKDWQKRVRTWFNQPARKVRRRKARQAKARRIAPRPVAGPLRPQVRCPTIRYHTKVRAGRGFTLEELKAAGIHKKTARTIGIAVDPRRRNRSTESLQANVQRLKEYRSKLILFPRKASAPKKGDSSEEELKMATQLSGPVMPIKTVHKKEKARVISEDEKNFKAFASLRMARANARLFGIRAKRAKEAAEQDVEKKK; from the exons ATGGCCCCCAGCCGGAATGGAATGATCCTGAACCCCCATTTCCACAAAGACTGGCAGAAAAGAGTGCGCACCTGGTTCAACCAGCCTGCCAGGAAGGTCCGCAG GCGAAAGGCTCGCCAGGCCAAAGCACGTCGCATTGCTCCTCGTCCCGTTGCTGGACCCCTGAGACCACAGGTTAGATGCCCCACTATCCGGTACCACACCAAGGTCCGTGCCGGACGTGGGTTCACCCTGGAGGAGCTCAAG GCTGCTGGAATCCACAAAAAGACGGCCCGCACCATCGGCATCGCCGTTGACCCCCGGCGCCGCAACAGATCCACAGAATCTCTGCAGGCCAACGTGCAGCGCCTGAAGGAGTACCGCTCCAAGCTCATCCTGTTCCCCAGAAAGGCATCTGCCCCCAAGAAGGGAGACAGCTCT gaggaggaactgaagaTGGCCACTCAGCTCTCAGGTCCAGTTATGCCCATCAAAACT GTCCACAAGAAGGAGAAGGCTCGCGTCATCTCTGAGGATGAGAAGAACTTCAAGGCTTTTGCCAGCCTGCGTATGGCCCGAGCCAACGCTCGTCTTTTCGGCATTCGTGCCAAGAGGGCCAAAGAGGCAGCCGAGCAGGACGTGGagaagaaaaagtga